The following is a genomic window from Amycolatopsis sp. BJA-103.
GCTCCTCGTCCAGATTGCGCAGCTCTTCCTGCCAGGACACCACCGGCCCCCTTATCCGATTCCGGCGGGAGCCCCGCTCCCGGCCTTCGCGATACCACCACTGCGGTGACCTCGCACATTCTGCACTGCCCGGACTAGGTCCGCCCTCGCGGGTCGAATCGTGATCTCCCCGCGACCCGCGCTTCTCAGCTCGCCGGGAGAACGGTGTCCAAGGAGGTCAGAGTCTGCTCCAGCCGGGTGTCGAGCGCCTTCGGGTCGCCGCCGAGCGGCTGCGAGACCCAGGTCGTCACGGCCATCGTCCCGGAGACGTAACCGATGCCGCTGAGCTGGCCGTTCTTGTTCGCGCCGACGAGGGCGAGCCGGTCACCGACGCGCTGCTCGCGCAGTCCGGCGTTGATCGAATTCTCCCGGAAGTACTTGACGATCGCGGCGGCGTCTTTCGCGTCGTTCGCCGGGATCACCAGGACGAGGTAACCGTTCGTACCCTCGTTCGAGCCCTTGTGGGTGATCGATGCGACGTTCTTTGACGCGAGGTAATCGCCCGCGGCCCTCGAGTAGAGATTGAGCTCGACGCCCTTCGCGACCGACATCGTCGAGTTGTTCTTCGACGGCGTTCCCGGCAGCGCGGGCAGCCGGTCTTCCAACGGCGTCTGGGCGCTGTTGGGCTGGCCCGACGGCGTGAGCCCGTCCGGCGGCTGGGCGATGCTCGGCGACGGCGGCCGCTCGGCGACGTTCGAGGACGGCGACGAACCCAGCCACAGCGTTCCGCCGATGATCAGCGCCAGCACGACCAGCACGCCGGCGCCGATGAACAGCCAAGTCGGCTTGCGCTTGCCGACGACCGCGTAGTCCTCGGCCGGAGCGTGGTGCCGCGGACCGGGTTCGGGGGCCAGCGGCGGGAGCGGCCGGTTCAGCTGACGGGTCGACGGCTTGTCCCTGATCGGAGGTGGCTCGGCGCGCAGGTACACCGTCGGATTGATGTCGGCGGGGGAGGGCGCGGTCGTCTTGTGGTCCGCGATCCGGGGGACGGGCTTCTTTTCGCGCGGCCGGGGCTTCTCGGTGTCGAAAGGCTGAGTGCGCTGTTCCGGCGGCGGCGGAGGAGGCGCGTAGGCCTGCTGGGGCTGTTGGTACGGCTGGGGCTGCGGGACCGTGACGGTGGGCATCTCGACCGGCCGGGCGGCGGGATTGGTGCTGTGCCATGCCCCGCCCGGACGTCGCAGCGGCGAGGGGACCGGCGACGGCATCGTCCCGCCGGAGGCCTCGGCCAGGAGCTCGTCGCGCTTCCTGCGGTGTTCGGCGTGCCCGATGCGACCCGCGGCCAGCTCGACGTCCAGCTGTCGAAGCTCGTCTTGCCAGCTCATTTGGCCCCCCTGCCGCCGGGTGTGGGCAGCCAGTCTTGCATGCACCCTTATGGGTGGTTGATGTGGTCTTTCCACATTCTTGCGTCCATTCACGACCCGGTCCAGCACGGATCATGCGTGATCTTCGGGTCGTTGCCCGCCGTTTGCGAAGACGCACACAGATCGCTCGAAAGTGTCCTCACCTGCATATATAGCATCGAAGCTATGATGTGGGGTACCGTGGAGCTCGAACCGGAGGTTCGTGACTGGCTGGAAAGTTTGTCCACGGCGCACTTCGCGACAGTGGCCTTCTACGTGGACCTGCTCGCGGAGCAGGGGCCGTTGTTGGGCGAGCCGTACACGCGCCAACTCGACGGCAAGTTGCGGGAATTGCGGTTCCATCTGGACGGGGAAGCAGTGCGGATCACCTACTGGATCGCGTCCGGCAGGCGGATCGTGTTGCTGACCGAGTTCCGGAAGACCCGGATGCGCGAAGAGCGTGAGGTGCGACGGGCGCGGAAGGCGATGTGGCGCTGTGTCGCTCGAAGGCATACGACTGACGAGCATGGTGGGGAGTGAGGACGATGGCCGAGCGGACCGATTGGCGGCGGCTACGCGAGCGGCGGATGGCCGAGCCGGGCGCCGCCGACGCGTACGAGGCCGCGAAACTGGCCTACGGCCTTGGTAAAACCGTGCGTGAAATGCGTGAGGCGCGTGGCTGGACCCAGGCGAGGCTCGCCGCCGAGGCGGGGATGACGCAGTCCGCCGTCGCGCGGTTCGAGGCGGGGGGAACCGTCCCGACCATTCCGGTGCTGGAAAGGCTGGCGCATGCCCTCGAAGCCGTTCTCGACGTCCGGATCACCCCGCGGCTGTCCACGGTGTGATGCTCTTTCGGCAGGTCAGAGGCGGCGGACCGGTCCCGCCGGTACGGTGGCTGACGTGGGAAGTGCCCGGTGACGGAAATCGACGCGTGTCGCGGCGCGCTGCGCGAGCTGGCCATCGGCAGGCTCGCCGGACGTGACGTCCGCACGTCCCACCTGGTCGAGGCCGGGCTGGACGCGATCGTCGCCGGACTCGACGCCCCTTCTCTTGCCTTGCTCGCCGGCCTCGAGTCCTCGGCCGAAGACGCTGTCGACAAGGCGTTCTGTCAGGTAGTCGACGAGCTCGGCCTCGAACTGCCCGCCGATCCGACGGACGCCCGCTGGCTGCTGATCCACGGCTGGCTCACCGCGATGGTCAAGGGCGACCTCTCGCCCGCGGCCGGTGGCGCGCTGGTCAGCGAGGTCGGTGAGCTGCTCGGCTCCCCGTCGTCGCTGCGGGGGATCACCCGCTGGTCGGCGATGCTCGACAACTGGATCCCGACCGATCTCACCCCGAGGGACGTCTGCGAAGTGCCGATCCTCGAAGAATCGGCCGAGCTGCTCGAAGGTCCCTGGCCTCCTGGCCCACGTCACCCGTAAGGCGCCGGTTTCTGTCGTACATGTGTTCTAAAATGGTCGTTGTACAGCAGGAACAGCGGCGAAAGGCAGACACGGATGGCCTACATCACCCTGCCCACGTTCGTGGGGTACAGCACGAGCTCGGGTCCCTCACGTTCCTCCTTCGTCCGGCGCTGGCGCCGTCAGTACGAGGACCCGGCCCGGGGCGGGTTCAACTTCTACCTCCGCGCCGCGAACGCGATCCGTGCCGGACGGATTTCCGGGCGGGATCGCGAGGTCATGCGCGCCCTCGTCGAGAACGCGGACGAGCGCACGCGGCCGCACTACACCGAAATCGCCAACGGCTGGCTGCGCTACCTGGGGCGCCGTGACCTGCGGCTGGCCGAGGTCGGCCGGTCCCGGTGGCGGCTCGGCACGCTCGAGGTGGGCATCAATCCGCACCTCGGCCTGCGCAAGGGCGACGGCCCGGTCCACGTGACCTGGCTCTACTTCAAGGAGGAGCCGTTGAGCCGGGACGCGGCGCAGCTGGTGCTGTGGCTGCTGGAGCAGACCATGGACGAGCTGCGGCCGGGCGGGCGCCCGCTGGTGATCGACGTCCGGCGGTCGAAGGAGTTCGCGTTGTCGCCGCGAGACCGCGACAAGGTGCGGCCGTGGGTACGGAGTGAGGCCTCGGCCTTCATGAGCCTTTGGGAGGCGGCCGCGTGATCGAGCGACGGCGAGCCCGCATTCGGTGGGCTCGCCGTTCACACACCGTCATTCTCACGGTTCCGGCGGCGGCGCAAGACACCTGATCAGGTGACAGTTGCACGGAGTATGCCCACGAGCTGGACAACTTGAGCCTTGAACACGAAGCTTTCCCAGTCTTAATCGGCCGAACCACCGAGGGTCGCTCGTGAACAACGCTTGGGAAGCCGTCTCCAGGGTCACAGATGAGCCGGCTTGGTACTGGGTCTACGACAAGCTCGCGTTCTGGCCGAGTACCTACGCGCACGCGTGGCCGGGCTTCCGTGAGCCCGCTCCCTCGGTCGCGTGGGATCTCGCGCCCGGGGGACTGGACCGTTCGTCGGCCGAATTCCGGCTCGGCCCGTACGCCGTCGAGCAGAACGACGTCGCCCGTGTCGCGCTCTCGGCACTGAAGGACTGCGTCGCCGAGGACGAGTGGGTGTGGGTGCTGCACTGGCAGCACCAGTCGTACCGCTTCTACCCGCATCGGCACGCCGCGCTCGACCCGTGGCCGGTCCCGGTGTTCCCGCGCACCGACTATCACATGTTCCTGGCGAACGACTTCCGCTTCGGCACGCTCGGGCATCCCTGGGAACGGACCTTGTGCGTCTACGGCGAGAAGCTCGTGCCCGCCTTCGAGCAGCACGGCGAAAGGGTCTTCAAGAACGCGCTGCGGCGTGACGGCGCGCCGGCCGCGATGGCGGGCTGACCGCCGTCCGGCGGGCGGACCTGCCTAAACTCAGGCAGGTGTTCGAATATCACGGGTGGGTGACCATCCAAGCGAGCCCTTCCGGCGACGATGACGCGGCGCTGCTCGAGCGCATCGTCGAACGGGTGCACCGCGCCGTCCGCGATTTCGACGACGGCGATCTGGTGGACCTGCGCTGGGCCGCCGGGGTGCCGGTGCTGCATCTGGGCGGGATGGACAAGCACGGCACGGCCATCGCGCCGGAGCTGGTGGACCTGTTCACCCGCGTCGGCGACCTCGCGCCCGGCTCCTACGGTCTCCTGCACGTCTGGGACGACCAGGATCCCGCACACGACAACGAATTCAAGGTGTACCGGATGGCCCGCGGCCTGGTCACCGAACGCGGCGACGACCATCTGTCCCCGGTCGCGCCCACCGTGATCGACGGCTACGAGATCTGAACGAAGCGCCCGAGAGCCGGCAGGCCCGCCCGCGCGGCTAGATTCTCG
Proteins encoded in this region:
- a CDS encoding type II toxin-antitoxin system RelE/ParE family toxin, coding for MMWGTVELEPEVRDWLESLSTAHFATVAFYVDLLAEQGPLLGEPYTRQLDGKLRELRFHLDGEAVRITYWIASGRRIVLLTEFRKTRMREEREVRRARKAMWRCVARRHTTDEHGGE
- a CDS encoding immunity 7 family protein, producing MFEYHGWVTIQASPSGDDDAALLERIVERVHRAVRDFDDGDLVDLRWAAGVPVLHLGGMDKHGTAIAPELVDLFTRVGDLAPGSYGLLHVWDDQDPAHDNEFKVYRMARGLVTERGDDHLSPVAPTVIDGYEI
- a CDS encoding DUF2716 domain-containing protein; the encoded protein is MNNAWEAVSRVTDEPAWYWVYDKLAFWPSTYAHAWPGFREPAPSVAWDLAPGGLDRSSAEFRLGPYAVEQNDVARVALSALKDCVAEDEWVWVLHWQHQSYRFYPHRHAALDPWPVPVFPRTDYHMFLANDFRFGTLGHPWERTLCVYGEKLVPAFEQHGERVFKNALRRDGAPAAMAG
- a CDS encoding helix-turn-helix domain-containing protein — translated: MAERTDWRRLRERRMAEPGAADAYEAAKLAYGLGKTVREMREARGWTQARLAAEAGMTQSAVARFEAGGTVPTIPVLERLAHALEAVLDVRITPRLSTV